From Enhydrobacter sp., the proteins below share one genomic window:
- a CDS encoding adenylate/guanylate cyclase domain-containing protein, giving the protein MTVADMSGAKGAIDSTARRILNRYYLAMAVPFVVDLITSTVYATVHSHLPVLPPMMAMSALFLVAGIGVGAHVLLRPVHRFLDGRASFAEIQDRLASLPRHSAILVAAFFAPMLALRLLSPRLGITFGATIEIPAWIDAIATFVVLTSFNVVLVFFVVSAFLEGLCVHLFRTRGVNLDRFSGSFSRKVGVGVLFLAFAALILLAADVASYDGERLLKEASVDVVASIVGAVTIYLWIARALTAAVVRLDHGMKRVADGDLEVRLPVTSDDEVGHATSGFNQMVTGLAERQYLRDTFGKYVHESVAADILGNQERRGRAADRLAEATLMFTDIEGFTGLSESLPPEEVARVLNIYYAAIVPVIHRHRGVVNSCIGDGLFASFNLPLPLADHAAAAVRAAIEMQQELAGATFASGLRIRTRIGINTGPVIGVTIGTSDWLSYTLLGDAVNVASRVEQLNKTFGTSILVTEGAMRAAGQEFRWRRHGAADVRGHQGDVVVYSPVSP; this is encoded by the coding sequence ATGACGGTGGCCGACATGTCGGGGGCGAAAGGGGCGATCGATTCGACGGCGCGCCGCATTCTCAACCGCTACTACCTCGCGATGGCGGTGCCGTTCGTCGTCGACCTGATCACCTCGACGGTCTACGCGACCGTTCATTCGCACCTGCCCGTTCTGCCGCCGATGATGGCGATGTCGGCCTTGTTCCTCGTCGCCGGGATCGGCGTTGGCGCCCATGTGCTGCTCCGCCCGGTGCACCGGTTCCTCGATGGCCGCGCTTCCTTCGCCGAGATCCAGGACCGGCTGGCCAGTCTGCCCCGCCATTCGGCGATCCTCGTCGCCGCATTCTTCGCTCCGATGCTCGCCCTGCGCCTGCTGTCGCCGCGCCTCGGCATCACCTTCGGCGCGACGATCGAGATTCCGGCCTGGATCGACGCCATCGCCACTTTCGTCGTGCTCACCAGCTTCAACGTCGTCCTGGTCTTCTTCGTCGTCAGTGCCTTTCTCGAAGGTCTGTGCGTACATCTCTTTCGCACCCGCGGCGTCAATCTCGACCGCTTCTCGGGATCGTTCAGCCGGAAGGTCGGCGTCGGCGTGCTGTTCCTCGCCTTCGCCGCGCTCATCCTGCTCGCCGCCGACGTCGCGAGTTACGACGGCGAGCGCCTCCTCAAGGAAGCGTCGGTCGACGTCGTCGCCTCGATCGTCGGGGCGGTCACCATCTACCTGTGGATCGCGCGCGCCCTGACGGCCGCCGTCGTGCGCCTCGATCACGGCATGAAGCGGGTCGCCGACGGGGACCTCGAGGTCAGGTTGCCGGTGACGTCGGACGACGAAGTCGGTCATGCGACCAGCGGCTTCAACCAGATGGTCACAGGGCTGGCCGAGCGGCAATATCTGCGCGACACGTTCGGCAAGTACGTGCACGAAAGCGTCGCGGCCGACATCCTGGGCAACCAGGAGCGGCGCGGGCGTGCCGCCGACCGGCTGGCCGAAGCGACGCTCATGTTCACCGACATCGAAGGATTCACCGGCCTTTCCGAAAGCCTCCCGCCGGAAGAGGTGGCGCGGGTCCTCAACATCTACTACGCGGCCATCGTTCCGGTGATCCATCGCCACAGGGGCGTGGTCAACAGTTGCATCGGCGACGGCCTGTTCGCGAGCTTCAACCTGCCGTTGCCGCTCGCCGACCATGCCGCCGCCGCGGTGCGCGCGGCAATCGAGATGCAGCAGGAGCTGGCCGGCGCCACATTCGCCTCGGGCCTTCGTATCCGTACCCGGATCGGCATCAACACCGGGCCAGTGATCGGTGTCACCATCGGCACGTCGGACTGGCTGAGCTACACGCTGCTGGGCGACGCGGTGAACGTCGCCTCGCGCGTCGAGCAGCTCAACAAGACCTTCGGCACGTCGATCCTCGTTACCGAGGGTGCGATGCGGGCGGCCGGCCAGGAATTCCGCTGGCGGCGTCACGGTGCAGCCGACGTGCGCGGCCATCAGGGCGACGTCGTGGTCTACTCCCCCGTGTCGCCATGA
- a CDS encoding ABC transporter ATP-binding protein, producing MNTPLLQVADLDLYYGDAQALAGVSLDIASGEIVAIVGANGAGKSSLIRAIHGIEKPRVGRVTFDGSDITGWPSHRVCEAGIGHVAEGRQVFPNLSVLENLEMGAVLKRSRAAEKATLERVFGLFPRLAERRRQAAGTLSGGEQQMLAIGRCLMGQPRLIMFDEPSLGLAPTIVHEVFRIVHRLNEEGLTLLLVEQNVMASLRIANRGYVLENGRIELSGPGAELLANDRVRQAYLGL from the coding sequence GTGAACACGCCCCTTCTCCAGGTCGCCGACCTCGACCTCTACTATGGCGACGCCCAGGCGCTGGCCGGCGTCTCGCTCGACATCGCGTCCGGCGAGATCGTCGCCATTGTCGGGGCCAACGGCGCAGGCAAGAGCTCGCTGATCCGCGCCATCCATGGCATCGAGAAACCCAGGGTCGGGCGGGTCACGTTCGACGGCAGCGACATCACCGGCTGGCCGAGCCATCGTGTCTGCGAGGCGGGCATAGGCCATGTCGCCGAAGGCCGGCAGGTCTTCCCCAATCTCAGCGTCCTGGAGAACCTCGAGATGGGCGCCGTGCTCAAACGCTCGCGTGCCGCCGAGAAGGCCACGCTGGAGCGTGTGTTCGGGCTCTTTCCGCGGCTCGCCGAGCGGCGACGCCAGGCGGCGGGCACCCTCTCCGGGGGCGAGCAGCAGATGCTGGCCATCGGACGCTGCCTCATGGGGCAGCCGCGGCTCATCATGTTCGACGAGCCCTCGCTCGGCCTCGCCCCGACGATCGTGCACGAGGTCTTTCGCATCGTGCATCGGCTGAACGAGGAAGGGCTCACGCTGCTGCTGGTCGAGCAGAACGTGATGGCGTCGCTCAGGATCGCCAATCGCGGCTACGTGCTCGAGAACGGCCGCATCGAACTGTCCGGGCCGGGCGCGGAGTTGCTGGCCAACGATCGCGTGCGGCAGGCCTATCTCGGCCTGTGA
- a CDS encoding ABC transporter ATP-binding protein codes for MNGARLELAGVAKSFRGLRAVHDVSFTVPDGAVHALIGPNGAGKTTIFNMIAGVFAPNAGTVMLDGRRISGLRPDRVCAAGVGRTFQIVKPFRGLSVLENVTVGALHHLRRLDDARTKADAILDRLGLHDRRHHLAESLTLPDRKRLEVARALATEPKLLLLDEVMAGLRPTEVDVMVAFLRDLNRQTGITILLIEHVMRAVMALAAEIVVVSYGEKIAEGTPQQISRNQAVLDVYLGDEEAL; via the coding sequence ATGAACGGTGCCCGGCTCGAACTCGCCGGCGTGGCCAAGAGTTTTCGCGGCCTGCGCGCGGTGCACGATGTCAGCTTCACCGTGCCGGACGGCGCCGTTCACGCCCTGATCGGCCCGAACGGCGCGGGCAAGACGACGATCTTCAACATGATCGCGGGCGTGTTCGCGCCGAACGCCGGGACGGTCATGCTCGACGGCCGGCGCATCTCGGGGCTGCGGCCCGACCGGGTCTGCGCCGCGGGTGTCGGCCGCACTTTCCAGATCGTCAAGCCGTTCAGGGGGCTGAGCGTGCTGGAGAACGTCACCGTGGGTGCATTGCACCACCTTCGGCGACTCGACGATGCGCGCACCAAGGCCGATGCCATCCTGGACAGGCTCGGCCTGCACGACCGTCGGCATCACCTCGCCGAAAGCCTCACCCTGCCCGACCGCAAGCGGCTCGAAGTGGCACGCGCCCTCGCCACCGAACCCAAGCTCCTGTTGCTGGACGAGGTGATGGCCGGACTTCGACCGACCGAGGTCGACGTCATGGTCGCCTTCCTGCGTGACCTCAATCGGCAGACCGGCATCACCATCCTGCTCATCGAGCACGTGATGCGCGCGGTCATGGCGCTCGCCGCCGAGATCGTGGTGGTGAGCTACGGCGAAAAGATCGCCGAAGGCACACCGCAGCAAATCTCGCGCAATCAGGCGGTGCTCGACGTGTATCTCGGCGACGAGGAGGCGCTGTGA
- a CDS encoding NAD-dependent succinate-semialdehyde dehydrogenase yields MVTYSDVSLMIDGAWTKGANGRTIPIVNPATEEVIGQLAHAEKVDLDRALAAADKAFRQWKKVSAYERYKIMRKAADLMRQRLDDIAAMMTMEQGKPLAEAKVETNLAADIIDWMAEEGRRTYGRIVPARAENVHQLVMKEPVGPVAAFTPWNFPINQVVRKASAAIATGCSIIVKGPEDTPGSCAQLIKAFVDAGVPAGVIQLVYGVPSEISEYLIPHPIIKKVTFTGSTPVGKQLAALAGAHMKRVTMELGGHAPAIVFEDADLEQAVNILGANKFRNAGQVCVAPTRFLVHEKVYPEFVERFTAFAKNLKVGNGLEADTRMGPLVAERRLHAMDTFVSDAISKGAKIKTGGQRKGNKGYFYEPTVMTDVPLDAKIMNDEPFGPLAPITPFKDFDGVMKEANRLPWGLAAYAYTKNTKTMAQVGAALESGMVSINHHGLALPEVPFGGIKDSGYGSEGGLEALEAYLNTKFVSTLGM; encoded by the coding sequence ATGGTCACTTACAGCGATGTCTCCCTGATGATTGACGGTGCCTGGACGAAGGGCGCCAACGGCCGCACGATCCCGATCGTCAATCCGGCGACCGAGGAAGTGATCGGCCAGCTCGCCCACGCCGAGAAGGTCGACCTCGATCGCGCGCTCGCCGCCGCCGACAAGGCGTTCAGACAGTGGAAGAAGGTCTCGGCCTACGAGCGCTACAAGATCATGCGCAAGGCGGCCGACCTGATGCGCCAGCGCCTCGACGACATCGCCGCCATGATGACGATGGAGCAGGGCAAGCCGCTCGCCGAGGCCAAGGTCGAGACCAACCTCGCCGCCGACATCATCGACTGGATGGCCGAGGAGGGCCGCCGCACCTACGGACGCATCGTGCCGGCGCGCGCCGAGAACGTGCATCAGCTCGTCATGAAGGAGCCGGTCGGCCCGGTCGCCGCCTTCACGCCCTGGAATTTCCCGATCAACCAGGTGGTGCGCAAGGCATCGGCCGCGATCGCCACCGGCTGCTCGATCATCGTCAAGGGACCGGAAGACACGCCCGGCTCCTGCGCCCAGCTCATCAAGGCCTTCGTCGACGCCGGCGTCCCGGCGGGCGTGATCCAGCTCGTCTACGGCGTGCCGTCGGAGATCAGCGAATACCTGATCCCCCATCCGATCATCAAGAAGGTGACCTTCACCGGTTCGACGCCGGTCGGCAAGCAGCTCGCCGCGCTGGCCGGCGCGCACATGAAGCGGGTCACCATGGAACTCGGCGGGCACGCGCCGGCCATCGTGTTCGAGGACGCCGACCTCGAACAGGCGGTCAACATCCTGGGCGCCAACAAGTTCAGGAACGCGGGCCAGGTCTGCGTCGCGCCGACGCGCTTCCTGGTGCACGAGAAGGTCTACCCGGAGTTCGTGGAGCGCTTCACCGCCTTCGCCAAGAACTTGAAGGTGGGCAACGGACTCGAGGCCGACACCAGGATGGGCCCGCTGGTCGCCGAGCGCCGCCTGCACGCGATGGACACTTTCGTGAGCGATGCCATCTCCAAGGGCGCCAAGATCAAGACCGGCGGCCAGCGCAAGGGCAACAAGGGCTATTTCTACGAGCCCACCGTGATGACCGACGTGCCGCTCGACGCCAAGATCATGAACGACGAGCCGTTCGGTCCGCTGGCGCCGATCACGCCGTTCAAGGATTTCGACGGCGTGATGAAGGAGGCGAACCGCCTGCCGTGGGGCCTCGCGGCCTACGCCTACACGAAGAACACCAAGACCATGGCGCAGGTCGGCGCCGCGCTGGAGAGCGGCATGGTGTCGATCAACCACCACGGGCTCGCCCTGCCGGAGGTGCCGTTCGGCGGCATCAAGGATTCGGGCTACGGCTCGGAGGGCGGCCTCGAGGCGCTCGAGGCCTACCTCAACACCAAGTTCGTCAGCACGCTCGGCATGTAG
- a CDS encoding transglutaminase domain-containing protein encodes MNRRDILKSGLAAGMVGLAPRLATAQSTFAPTPRGWRSFILTVQVEPANGATKAWIPLPTFAADDWQRPGKVTWTSNARLAERVRDPKYGAEMLRVEWAADQQSPRVEVTTEVQTQDRAVRLGAQRSVPALGEAERKLNLMATDLLPTDGIVRDTARDIVKGKQGDLAQARALYDWVVEHTFRNPKVLGCGIGDVATMIRTGNLNGKCADLNALFVALARSVGLPARDVYGIRVAPSKFGYKALGTSGAENVTKAQHCRAEVWLAGSGWTPVDPADVRKVVLEEPPTNLGMTDPKVVAARNGLFGSWEGNWLAFNVAHDLKLPGSKEDPIPFLMYPQAENRRGFLDSLDPDKFKYRIVTREVAA; translated from the coding sequence GTGAATCGTCGTGACATCCTGAAATCCGGCCTCGCCGCCGGCATGGTCGGCCTGGCCCCGCGCCTGGCCACCGCGCAATCCACCTTCGCGCCCACGCCTCGAGGCTGGCGCAGCTTCATCCTCACCGTACAGGTGGAGCCCGCCAATGGCGCGACCAAGGCATGGATACCCCTGCCGACCTTTGCCGCCGACGACTGGCAGCGCCCCGGCAAGGTGACGTGGACCAGCAACGCGCGCCTCGCCGAGCGGGTGCGCGACCCCAAGTACGGTGCCGAGATGCTGCGCGTCGAATGGGCCGCCGATCAGCAGTCGCCGCGGGTCGAGGTGACGACCGAAGTGCAGACGCAAGACCGTGCCGTGCGCCTGGGAGCACAACGTTCCGTACCCGCACTCGGCGAGGCGGAACGCAAGCTCAACCTGATGGCAACCGATCTGCTGCCGACCGACGGCATCGTGCGCGACACCGCGCGCGACATCGTCAAGGGCAAGCAGGGCGACCTCGCACAGGCGCGGGCGCTCTACGACTGGGTCGTCGAGCATACCTTTCGCAATCCGAAGGTACTGGGCTGCGGCATCGGCGACGTCGCGACAATGATCCGGACCGGCAATCTCAACGGCAAATGCGCCGACCTCAACGCGCTCTTCGTCGCCCTGGCGCGTTCGGTCGGCCTGCCGGCACGAGACGTCTACGGCATTCGCGTGGCGCCGTCGAAGTTCGGCTACAAGGCACTCGGCACCTCGGGCGCCGAGAACGTCACCAAGGCCCAGCACTGCCGCGCCGAGGTGTGGTTGGCGGGCAGCGGCTGGACGCCGGTCGATCCGGCGGACGTGCGCAAGGTCGTGCTCGAGGAGCCGCCGACCAATCTCGGCATGACCGATCCCAAGGTGGTCGCGGCGCGCAACGGACTGTTCGGCTCGTGGGAAGGCAACTGGCTCGCCTTCAACGTCGCACACGACCTGAAGCTGCCTGGCTCCAAGGAAGACCCCATTCCCTTCCTGATGTATCCCCAGGCCGAGAACCGCCGCGGCTTTCTCGATTCGCTCGATCCGGACAAGTTCAAGTACCGGATCGTGACGCGCGAAGTGGCCGCCTGA
- the uraH gene encoding hydroxyisourate hydrolase produces the protein MTGENVPKVDGRLSTHVLDIHAGRPAAGMAIELYEGVGERWHRIASAVTNADGRTDRPLIAGRPVPIGRYELRFAVGDHFRSRGIERGDPSFLDIVPLRFSVAEPEEHYHVPLLCTPWSYSTYRGS, from the coding sequence GTGACGGGCGAGAACGTTCCCAAGGTCGACGGCCGGCTGAGCACGCACGTGCTCGACATCCACGCCGGCCGGCCGGCTGCCGGCATGGCGATCGAGCTCTACGAGGGCGTGGGCGAACGCTGGCACCGCATCGCCAGCGCCGTCACCAACGCCGACGGCCGCACCGACCGGCCATTGATCGCCGGCCGGCCCGTACCAATCGGCCGCTACGAATTGCGTTTCGCCGTCGGTGACCATTTCCGCAGCAGGGGCATCGAGCGCGGCGATCCGTCGTTCCTCGACATCGTGCCGCTGCGCTTTTCCGTGGCCGAGCCGGAGGAGCACTACCACGTCCCGCTGCTCTGTACGCCGTGGAGCTATTCGACGTATCGTGGAAGCTGA
- a CDS encoding branched-chain amino acid ABC transporter permease, protein MVYGLMALGLSVIFGVMRVVNFAHGEMMVVGMFLAWLGFDQAEINPMLSLPAIALLFFAAGYALQLGVISPFINRPEHQQFLLLLAIAILLVNLCLAIAGPDARGVQLEAQFDSYELGPLVFDAVRLHAALAAAGITLLLWLFFTRTRTGKAIRASADNHMGALVVGLDVKRLYAFTFGIGAACVGAAGALMITIIPVTPFLAAEYTLLAFVIVIVGGLGSMTGALLGGLLIGVSEAVAGLLVEPSLKSMFSFGLLIVVLLLRPQGLLGRREMR, encoded by the coding sequence ATGGTCTACGGCCTCATGGCGCTCGGCCTGTCGGTGATCTTCGGCGTCATGCGCGTGGTCAACTTTGCGCACGGCGAGATGATGGTGGTCGGCATGTTCCTGGCCTGGCTCGGTTTCGACCAGGCCGAGATCAACCCCATGCTCAGCCTGCCGGCGATCGCCCTGCTCTTCTTCGCCGCCGGCTATGCGCTGCAGCTCGGCGTGATCTCCCCCTTCATCAATCGGCCGGAGCATCAGCAGTTCCTCTTGCTGCTCGCCATCGCCATCCTGCTGGTCAATCTGTGCCTCGCCATCGCCGGGCCGGATGCCAGAGGCGTGCAGCTCGAGGCGCAGTTCGATTCCTACGAGCTCGGACCGCTGGTGTTCGACGCCGTGCGCCTGCATGCCGCCCTCGCCGCCGCGGGCATCACCCTGCTGCTGTGGCTCTTCTTCACGCGGACCCGCACCGGCAAGGCGATCCGCGCCTCGGCCGACAATCACATGGGCGCACTCGTGGTCGGCCTCGACGTGAAGCGCCTCTACGCCTTCACCTTCGGCATCGGCGCCGCCTGCGTCGGTGCCGCGGGAGCGCTCATGATCACGATCATTCCGGTGACGCCCTTCCTCGCCGCCGAATACACACTGCTCGCCTTCGTCATCGTCATCGTCGGCGGGCTCGGCAGCATGACCGGCGCCCTGCTTGGCGGCCTGCTGATCGGCGTCAGCGAGGCGGTGGCGGGCCTGCTGGTCGAGCCGTCGCTCAAGAGCATGTTCAGCTTCGGCCTGCTGATCGTCGTGTTGCTCCTTCGCCCGCAAGGTCTGCTCGGACGGCGGGAGATGCGATGA
- a CDS encoding tripartite tricarboxylate transporter substrate binding protein produces MPRGDEGKMEGKVTIIFGRRTALASTFAVALSRAAHADDWPSRPVKWIVPYPAGGGSDTFARPIAARLAERFGRPMPIDNRSGAGGTIGTVVAARSPADGYTLLLADTGLVYAPVVYPSADYDFVRDFAPISALARAPYVLAINAKRLDVPTLEAFLEAARKAPGGIDMGSTGLGSITHLAITLLEKRAGVRLNHVPYRGGAPMLQDLLSGQIGAAFVLASTVAGHIEAGRLRGLAIANRRREPMLPDVPTTAEAGLPDFRVTIWFGVFAPRQTPAAILDRLHEGVQAALVDPEIQRLWREQAARVEPEPRAAFVDFVQRESRRWTEMARAANVKLE; encoded by the coding sequence GTGCCGCGTGGCGACGAGGGCAAGATGGAGGGCAAGGTGACGATCATCTTCGGGCGACGGACGGCGCTGGCCTCCACGTTTGCAGTCGCATTGTCACGCGCGGCGCACGCCGACGACTGGCCGAGCAGGCCGGTCAAGTGGATCGTGCCGTATCCGGCCGGCGGCGGTTCCGACACGTTCGCCCGCCCGATCGCGGCCCGTCTCGCCGAGCGCTTCGGCCGGCCGATGCCGATCGACAACCGGAGCGGCGCCGGCGGCACGATCGGCACGGTCGTCGCCGCCCGATCGCCGGCCGACGGCTACACCTTGCTGCTCGCCGACACCGGGCTGGTGTACGCACCGGTCGTCTATCCGAGCGCCGACTACGACTTCGTGCGCGACTTCGCGCCGATCAGCGCGCTGGCCCGCGCGCCCTACGTGCTGGCGATCAATGCGAAACGACTGGACGTGCCGACGCTCGAGGCGTTCCTCGAGGCGGCGAGGAAGGCGCCGGGCGGCATCGACATGGGCTCGACCGGGCTCGGCAGCATCACCCATCTCGCCATCACCCTGCTCGAGAAGCGCGCCGGCGTCCGGCTGAACCACGTGCCCTATCGCGGCGGCGCGCCGATGCTGCAGGACCTGCTGTCGGGCCAGATCGGCGCCGCCTTCGTCCTCGCCAGCACGGTGGCGGGCCATATCGAGGCCGGACGCCTGCGCGGCCTCGCCATAGCCAACCGCCGCCGCGAGCCCATGCTGCCCGACGTGCCGACGACGGCGGAAGCGGGCCTGCCAGATTTCCGCGTCACCATCTGGTTCGGGGTGTTCGCGCCGCGCCAGACGCCGGCGGCGATTCTCGACCGCTTGCACGAGGGCGTGCAAGCCGCGCTGGTCGATCCCGAGATCCAGCGCCTGTGGCGCGAACAGGCGGCGAGGGTCGAGCCCGAGCCGCGCGCCGCCTTCGTCGACTTCGTGCAGCGTGAGAGCCGGCGCTGGACCGAGATGGCCCGTGCCGCCAACGTGAAGCTGGAATAG
- a CDS encoding branched-chain amino acid ABC transporter permease, with protein sequence MTLVRRLVGDSPPRALWALAILLGLLLIAPALVGKYGLSVLILILYFAYIGQAWNILMGFAGQLSLGHALYAGLGGYVAAGLFFHYGIGPWIGVLAAIAAAVAAGAIVGYLGFRFSLAGVYFALLTIAFAEFTRIAFDHWQWAGGSAGLFLRVERDVVDLANLRGGPVLFYYVILALAVGAFILCRALLESRLGRYWLAIREDAEAAQAVGVPVLRCKMLAMMISAGLTAVAGVWNAFYYNNLFPETAFAIGRSIEMTLAPIIGGLGTLFGPIVGAVVLTGLGEIFTDASEYFHIPGMKQIFYGLALLVIVMYRPAGIWPWLAGKLGMTERRR encoded by the coding sequence ATGACGCTGGTGCGCCGCCTGGTCGGCGACAGCCCGCCGCGGGCCCTGTGGGCGCTCGCGATCCTGCTTGGCCTGCTGCTGATCGCACCGGCGCTGGTCGGCAAATACGGCCTATCGGTCCTGATCCTGATCCTCTACTTCGCCTATATCGGTCAGGCTTGGAACATCCTGATGGGCTTCGCCGGCCAGCTCTCCCTCGGCCACGCGCTCTATGCCGGGCTGGGCGGCTATGTTGCGGCCGGCCTCTTCTTTCACTACGGCATCGGGCCGTGGATCGGCGTCCTGGCCGCCATCGCGGCGGCCGTCGCGGCCGGTGCGATCGTCGGCTATCTCGGCTTCCGCTTTTCACTGGCCGGCGTCTACTTCGCCCTGCTCACCATCGCCTTTGCCGAGTTCACGCGCATCGCCTTCGATCACTGGCAGTGGGCCGGCGGTTCGGCTGGCCTGTTCCTCAGAGTCGAGCGCGACGTCGTCGACCTCGCCAATCTGCGCGGCGGGCCGGTGCTCTTCTACTATGTGATCCTGGCGCTGGCCGTGGGCGCCTTCATCCTGTGCCGGGCTTTGCTGGAAAGCCGGCTCGGTCGCTATTGGCTGGCCATTCGCGAGGACGCCGAGGCGGCGCAGGCCGTCGGCGTGCCGGTCCTGCGCTGCAAGATGCTGGCGATGATGATCTCGGCGGGGCTGACGGCCGTGGCCGGCGTGTGGAACGCTTTCTACTACAACAACCTCTTTCCGGAGACCGCCTTCGCCATCGGCCGGTCGATCGAGATGACGCTGGCGCCGATCATCGGCGGCCTGGGGACGCTGTTCGGCCCGATCGTCGGCGCGGTGGTGCTCACCGGCCTCGGCGAGATCTTCACCGATGCCAGCGAGTATTTCCACATCCCCGGCATGAAGCAGATCTTCTATGGCCTCGCCCTGCTGGTGATCGTCATGTACCGGCCGGCCGGGATTTGGCCGTGGCTGGCCGGGAAGCTCGGCATGACGGAGCGCCGGCGATGA
- a CDS encoding ABC transporter substrate-binding protein: MTNHNRYTRRRFGRAALAGATLLGAPLPLRYAHGQTPANLKVALLLPTSGIQAQIGQACRRGGDVANDVFADMKMPVKLEIMNYDTESKPDVARIQAEKAIDAGAQMLVGAFDSGQTIAIAQVAEQRGVPLVVNIAAAPQITEQGYKFVVRNFPTAPMLITGALALHKEIFKVGGATPKTAVLMSINDTFGTAMMNGIKGLFPRMEMPYQIVDTISYDPAAKDLAVEVGKAKATKADMLMPVTRLNDAKLLVQELVKQRWEPMVVMNPGAPGLYEQDFLKTMGKYGEFHISNVPWLDPKAAMTASLEKHHTAKFPANQLDINAGFTFEGLLVAAHAWLAAKSTKPDELMAALKGIKIDQHVIIGGPIQFDAKGQNVNIKASAVQNLKRKPTVVLPKESAAAELVFPMPGWNDKRRT; this comes from the coding sequence ATGACCAACCACAATCGGTACACCCGCCGTCGTTTCGGTCGCGCCGCGCTCGCCGGCGCCACGTTGCTCGGCGCACCGCTGCCGTTGCGTTACGCCCACGGCCAGACGCCGGCCAACCTCAAGGTCGCGCTGCTTCTGCCGACGTCGGGCATCCAGGCCCAGATCGGCCAGGCCTGCCGGCGTGGCGGCGACGTCGCCAACGACGTGTTCGCCGACATGAAGATGCCGGTGAAGCTCGAGATCATGAACTACGACACCGAATCCAAGCCCGATGTGGCGCGCATCCAGGCCGAGAAGGCGATCGACGCCGGCGCGCAGATGCTGGTCGGCGCCTTCGATTCGGGCCAGACGATCGCGATCGCGCAGGTCGCCGAGCAACGTGGCGTGCCGCTCGTCGTCAACATCGCGGCCGCCCCGCAGATCACCGAGCAGGGCTACAAGTTCGTCGTCCGCAACTTCCCGACCGCGCCGATGCTGATCACCGGTGCCCTGGCTTTGCACAAGGAGATATTCAAGGTCGGCGGCGCCACGCCCAAGACGGCGGTGCTGATGAGCATCAACGACACCTTCGGCACGGCGATGATGAACGGCATCAAGGGCCTCTTCCCGAGGATGGAGATGCCCTATCAGATCGTCGACACCATCTCCTACGATCCGGCGGCCAAGGATCTCGCCGTCGAGGTCGGCAAGGCCAAGGCGACCAAGGCCGACATGCTGATGCCGGTGACCCGGCTGAACGACGCCAAGCTCCTGGTCCAGGAACTGGTCAAGCAGCGCTGGGAGCCGATGGTGGTGATGAATCCCGGCGCGCCGGGCCTCTACGAGCAGGACTTCCTCAAGACCATGGGCAAGTACGGCGAGTTCCACATCTCGAACGTGCCGTGGCTCGATCCCAAGGCGGCGATGACGGCTTCGCTGGAGAAGCACCACACCGCCAAGTTCCCGGCCAACCAGCTCGACATCAACGCCGGCTTCACCTTCGAAGGGTTGCTGGTGGCGGCCCACGCCTGGCTGGCGGCCAAATCGACCAAGCCGGACGAGCTCATGGCCGCGTTGAAGGGCATCAAGATCGACCAGCACGTCATCATCGGCGGGCCGATCCAGTTCGATGCCAAGGGCCAGAACGTCAACATCAAGGCATCGGCCGTGCAGAACCTGAAGCGCAAGCCCACCGTCGTGCTGCCCAAGGAATCGGCGGCCGCCGAGCTGGTCTTCCCGATGCCGGGTTGGAACGACAAGCGGCGGACCTGA